Proteins encoded in a region of the Clostridium beijerinckii genome:
- a CDS encoding cadherin-like beta sandwich domain-containing protein yields MSAKKINLNKITSYLLIFTVFFTLMQTVNLQKASATDETQIKGLQFHIGDVNGKTKNIDGNEKDGYVCEFLPIGQNFTLVADSGYSIVSVQSSSSFMNVKPVANSSGGNDYVVNTITDYSDFTLTVVMKDSSGKQVTYPIRMKFEADSSLSFQSLRVTLDGKITYNLFFTQTDANGNYHISDINSDVKMAKVQLFDNNNTPMNFSINGGSSAAEATVNLTGGDNVISIGVTTQNISRQYKLIITKKGEAKLQSLVPSAGTLSPAFNSNTYDYTVQVPTTQTTIAFTPIAVDNSSTIKVNGVTVKSGSKSQSIKLDEGENDVEVILTTKDGDTSTYNIKVTRTALFRSSQLTGLTLTSGTLTPAFNKGIYEYSGTVDNSVTSIGVTPTAEDVNATITVNGKKVPSGATSPYISLDEGGNTINVKVTDSKGNSNTYVLNITRRYPKDNVNLASLSVTDGTMSPKFDPETYLYSVKVARNIEKVRVMYTSQNDKAKIKINGKEYTNGQSDYIKLDIGANLVVVEVTAEDGKTTTTYKLSVIRGDIEGTNQWVLVGGNWTFYNAAGMQIKNQWVKYDNQWYFLDINGYMQTGWIQDSGNWYYLNKDGIMQTGWFYDKGYWYYLEANGAMRVNTWATYDGKWYYFNNFGEMQTAWAQYKGKWYLMDDHGVMQKGWVTYDRNKYYLNDDGSMRTGWLYNGKSWYYLDDSGIMITGWKNINGKNYYFDAGGVMKTGMLFLDGQWINLNNA; encoded by the coding sequence ATGAGTGCAAAAAAAATCAATCTTAATAAGATTACTTCTTATTTATTAATTTTTACTGTATTTTTTACACTTATGCAGACAGTAAATTTGCAGAAAGCTAGTGCAACTGATGAAACTCAAATAAAAGGTCTGCAATTTCACATAGGAGATGTGAACGGAAAAACTAAAAATATTGATGGAAACGAGAAAGATGGATATGTATGTGAGTTTCTTCCAATAGGTCAAAATTTCACTTTGGTAGCTGATTCTGGTTATTCTATTGTAAGTGTCCAAAGTAGCTCAAGTTTTATGAATGTTAAGCCAGTAGCAAACTCAAGTGGAGGAAATGATTATGTAGTAAATACAATAACTGATTATAGCGATTTTACACTTACGGTGGTTATGAAAGATAGCTCAGGAAAACAAGTTACCTATCCGATAAGAATGAAATTCGAAGCGGATTCTTCTCTTTCATTTCAAAGTTTAAGGGTTACATTAGATGGTAAAATAACTTATAATTTATTTTTTACACAAACAGATGCAAATGGAAACTATCATATTTCTGATATAAATTCTGATGTTAAAATGGCGAAAGTTCAGTTGTTTGACAATAATAATACGCCAATGAATTTTTCTATTAATGGCGGTAGTAGTGCTGCAGAGGCGACTGTAAACTTAACTGGTGGAGATAATGTTATAAGTATAGGTGTGACAACCCAAAATATCTCTAGACAATATAAGTTGATTATAACTAAAAAAGGAGAGGCAAAATTACAGTCATTAGTGCCGTCAGCAGGTACTTTATCTCCAGCATTCAATTCAAATACGTATGACTATACAGTTCAAGTACCAACTACTCAAACAACAATTGCATTTACACCAATAGCTGTAGATAATTCATCTACTATTAAAGTCAATGGTGTGACTGTAAAAAGTGGAAGTAAGAGCCAAAGCATAAAGCTAGATGAAGGAGAAAATGATGTTGAAGTTATCCTTACAACTAAGGATGGTGATACAAGTACATATAATATTAAAGTTACCCGTACAGCTTTATTTAGAAGTTCTCAGCTTACTGGGTTGACACTGACATCAGGAACTCTAACTCCTGCTTTTAATAAAGGAATATATGAATATTCAGGAACCGTCGATAATAGTGTTACATCAATAGGGGTTACTCCAACAGCAGAGGATGTTAATGCGACAATTACGGTTAATGGAAAGAAAGTACCTAGCGGCGCAACTTCACCTTATATAAGCTTGGATGAAGGTGGAAATACTATAAATGTAAAAGTTACAGATTCTAAAGGAAATAGCAATACATATGTATTAAATATTACAAGAAGATATCCAAAAGACAATGTGAATTTAGCGAGTCTTTCTGTAACAGACGGAACAATGTCACCAAAATTTGATCCTGAGACTTATCTATACAGTGTTAAAGTTGCTAGAAATATTGAAAAAGTAAGAGTTATGTATACTTCACAAAATGACAAAGCAAAGATTAAGATAAATGGTAAAGAGTATACTAATGGACAATCTGATTACATAAAACTTGATATAGGAGCAAATCTTGTAGTTGTTGAAGTAACTGCTGAAGATGGAAAAACAACGACTACTTATAAGCTAAGTGTAATTAGAGGAGATATAGAAGGAACTAACCAGTGGGTACTTGTTGGAGGAAATTGGACATTCTATAATGCAGCTGGTATGCAAATTAAAAATCAGTGGGTTAAGTATGACAATCAATGGTATTTCCTAGACATAAACGGGTATATGCAAACTGGATGGATACAGGATTCTGGTAATTGGTACTATTTAAATAAAGATGGTATTATGCAAACAGGTTGGTTTTATGACAAAGGATATTGGTATTACCTTGAAGCTAATGGAGCTATGAGGGTTAATACATGGGCTACTTACGATGGAAAATGGTATTACTTTAATAACTTTGGAGAAATGCAAACAGCTTGGGCACAATATAAGGGTAAATGGTACCTTATGGATGATCATGGGGTAATGCAAAAAGGTTGGGTGACCTATGATAGAAATAAGTACTACTTGAATGATGATGGTAGTATGAGGACAGGATGGTTATATAATGGAAAGTCATGGTACTATTTAGATGATAGTGGAATAATGATAACTGGATGGAAGAATATAAATGGAAAGAATTATTACTTCGATGCGGGTGGAGTTATGAAGACTGGAATGCTTTTCCTTGACGGGCAATGGATAAATTTGAATAATGCATAA
- a CDS encoding cadherin-like beta sandwich domain-containing protein — MSKMVRRIILTFFIIYSVSFLQTSSLNLLMTKVYAEQDNPSLKDIYLSDGGNLDFSEDKYSYVTDVGNDIDQVLIKAKPYDLLDTVKVDGEIVTRDDSYRKVVPLVKGKNKIEIEVLDNRSDATSTYNVYIYKGGKDAVYLKDININDSNIGFDKNTNFYNIELDEGTNIMELEATPEDGNYSMTANGKQLSNDSIKVKFNGIGKYTINLGVKDDDTQRIGNYTLNMYLGIPVTPNVKDTINAVIKPNQWVIVNGRWRYNDTAGKCLKNTWYYDNKYKSYFYFNSRGNMQTGWMEDDDKWYYLEANGEMQTGWLYYKNEWYFLDNNGVMKTGWIKDNDKWYFLKDDGTMATGWITSNGTWYFMERNGSMRTGWIYYGKQWYYLDQSGAMNTGWVNENNQWYFLNADGSMKAGEWVYWKNNWYYLNYAGNMRCGWLYKDDKYYYFNEDGAMRTSPAEIDGYIYNFNNDGSVNFG, encoded by the coding sequence ATGAGTAAAATGGTCAGAAGGATAATTTTAACATTTTTTATTATTTATAGCGTTTCATTTTTACAGACAAGCTCTTTGAATTTGCTTATGACAAAGGTTTATGCAGAACAAGATAATCCTTCTTTAAAAGATATTTATTTAAGTGACGGAGGAAATCTCGATTTTTCAGAAGATAAATACTCATATGTCACAGATGTTGGTAATGATATTGATCAAGTATTAATTAAGGCTAAACCGTATGATTTACTAGATACGGTTAAGGTTGATGGAGAGATAGTAACTAGAGATGATAGTTATAGAAAAGTCGTACCTTTAGTAAAAGGAAAAAATAAGATAGAAATAGAAGTCTTAGATAATAGGAGTGATGCAACATCTACCTATAATGTGTATATTTATAAGGGAGGAAAAGATGCTGTTTATCTAAAGGATATTAATATAAATGATAGTAATATTGGATTTGATAAAAATACCAATTTTTATAATATAGAGTTAGATGAAGGAACAAATATAATGGAGCTTGAGGCAACTCCAGAGGATGGAAACTATTCAATGACAGCCAATGGAAAGCAATTAAGCAATGATTCTATAAAGGTTAAGTTTAATGGTATAGGAAAATATACTATTAATCTAGGGGTTAAGGATGATGATACTCAAAGAATTGGGAATTATACTTTAAATATGTACTTAGGTATTCCAGTAACACCTAATGTTAAGGATACAATTAATGCAGTAATAAAGCCGAATCAATGGGTGATAGTAAATGGAAGATGGAGGTACAATGATACTGCGGGTAAATGTTTGAAGAATACTTGGTATTATGATAATAAATATAAAAGTTATTTTTATTTCAACAGTAGAGGAAATATGCAAACAGGTTGGATGGAAGATGACGATAAGTGGTACTATCTGGAGGCAAATGGAGAAATGCAAACTGGATGGTTATATTATAAAAATGAATGGTACTTTTTAGATAATAATGGTGTAATGAAAACTGGTTGGATTAAAGATAATGATAAGTGGTATTTCTTGAAAGACGATGGCACGATGGCAACAGGATGGATAACCAGTAATGGAACTTGGTATTTCATGGAGCGTAACGGTAGTATGAGAACAGGGTGGATATATTATGGAAAACAGTGGTATTATCTAGATCAATCGGGCGCCATGAATACTGGATGGGTAAATGAAAATAATCAATGGTATTTTCTAAATGCTGATGGCAGCATGAAAGCTGGAGAATGGGTATATTGGAAAAATAACTGGTATTATTTGAATTACGCGGGTAATATGAGGTGTGGATGGCTTTATAAAGATGACAAGTACTACTATTTTAATGAGGATGGTGCTATGAGGACTAGTCCTGCAGAAATTGATGGATATATATATAATTTTAATAATGATGGTTCCGTGAATTTTGGGTAA
- a CDS encoding N-acetylmuramoyl-L-alanine amidase family protein: MIKRMTKATSLLVAAAAIISIVPAHAADYTKIDSEEGTVYNAVAYKDGKFYIDGEVNDKDEAAYYLADGKYNNLSDIDSGSDVTNYGSKYLDVQDGDYFVDLENGEVTDEDLAENNADDAASALRKKIKDKADDRYSDHAELKTDLTELQGAKFGQTWYKTTYGGFNVYTDVDGNYIDADYNVGKIKVTTTNGSASLTNTDDDDNGVKVAVSGAEEIGQDANNIYRKVTITVTSTNGTIKTIGNKDVSLVASEVLTDGLTAKYSAIQKISKAQASGDVDGAKYAKTVSTYAIADEDGNKITLLADSSKTIADGKIIAYTNKDGRVDVQTIELKTDNGFNYTDTTDVDDESVTALDTDANGNLWRLDGGYIYKFDNDEDWTKVYKVDGSFDKMSVYDENNIVAWNEGDEVYSVISGKGTTTPTDPTTPVVNKGWVKTDAGWTFYNTDGTQVKGQWVNDGGVWYYIKADGTMATGWIQDGSTWYFLQSSGAMKTGWLNDNGTWYYLQSSGAMATGWLNDNGTWYFLNSSGAMLANTTVDGYKLGASGAWIK, encoded by the coding sequence ATGATAAAAAGAATGACTAAAGCAACATCGTTACTAGTAGCTGCAGCTGCTATTATTTCAATAGTACCTGCACATGCAGCTGACTACACAAAAATCGATTCAGAAGAAGGTACTGTATATAATGCAGTAGCATACAAAGACGGTAAATTCTATATTGACGGAGAAGTTAATGATAAAGACGAAGCAGCTTACTATTTAGCAGATGGTAAATATAACAATTTATCAGATATCGATAGTGGATCAGATGTTACTAATTATGGTTCTAAATACTTAGATGTACAAGATGGAGATTACTTCGTTGATTTAGAAAATGGTGAAGTTACAGATGAAGATTTAGCAGAAAATAATGCTGACGATGCTGCATCAGCTTTAAGAAAGAAAATTAAAGATAAAGCAGACGATAGATATTCAGATCATGCAGAGCTTAAAACTGATTTAACAGAACTTCAAGGAGCAAAATTCGGCCAAACTTGGTACAAGACTACTTATGGTGGATTTAATGTTTATACAGATGTAGATGGAAATTACATAGATGCAGATTATAATGTAGGTAAAATCAAAGTTACTACAACTAATGGATCAGCTTCATTAACAAATACAGATGATGATGATAACGGAGTTAAAGTAGCAGTTTCAGGAGCAGAAGAAATTGGACAAGATGCTAATAATATTTATAGAAAAGTAACAATCACAGTTACTAGCACTAATGGAACTATAAAAACAATTGGTAATAAAGACGTATCATTAGTAGCATCTGAAGTTTTAACAGATGGATTAACTGCAAAATATTCAGCTATCCAAAAAATATCTAAGGCTCAAGCTTCAGGAGATGTAGATGGAGCTAAATATGCTAAAACAGTATCAACTTATGCAATTGCAGATGAAGATGGAAATAAAATAACATTACTTGCCGATTCATCAAAGACTATAGCAGATGGAAAAATCATAGCATATACAAATAAAGATGGTAGAGTAGATGTTCAAACAATAGAATTAAAAACAGATAATGGATTCAATTATACTGATACTACAGATGTAGATGATGAAAGTGTAACTGCATTAGATACAGATGCTAATGGTAACCTTTGGAGATTAGATGGTGGATACATCTATAAATTCGACAATGACGAAGATTGGACAAAAGTATACAAAGTAGATGGATCTTTCGACAAGATGTCAGTTTACGATGAAAATAACATTGTAGCTTGGAATGAAGGCGATGAAGTTTACTCAGTAATCAGTGGAAAAGGTACAACAACACCAACAGATCCTACAACTCCAGTTGTAAACAAAGGATGGGTTAAGACTGATGCTGGTTGGACATTCTACAATACTGATGGAACTCAAGTAAAAGGACAATGGGTTAACGATGGTGGAGTTTGGTATTACATCAAAGCTGATGGAACTATGGCTACTGGCTGGATTCAAGATGGATCAACTTGGTACTTCTTACAATCATCAGGAGCAATGAAAACTGGTTGGTTAAATGATAACGGAACTTGGTATTACTTACAATCATCAGGAGCAATGGCTACTGGTTGGTTAAATGATAATGGAACTTGGTATTTCTTAAATTCATCAGGAGCAATGTTAGCTAATACAACTGTTGATGGATATAAATTAGGAGCATCAGGAGCTTGGATTAAGTAA
- a CDS encoding ATP-binding cassette domain-containing protein, producing the protein MALLELRNINKYYRLKDNDKFHVLNDINLSFNAGELVSIIGESGSGKSTLMNLIGGLDSDFSGELLVNEKDIKKLRRKELDKYRKNEVGFIFQSFNLIGHLSVLDNVTIAMTLSNVRKKERLKRAKEILRDLGLENHINKKPSQLSGGQKQRVAIARALINNPKIIIADEPTGSLDSKTTIQVLEIMKDIAKKGKLVIMVTHSERVASASSRIIKISDGEIIDDNKVIELDNEVNIEKQDNIRKQKQNLSLISSAKLALVNMKEKLPRNILVSVGGSIGIMSIILMLSLGNGVKSYFNKTMNNYVNPLVIEVNMPSEENEDINLDVTTVQKPDVNSTKPFEESDIDTLSKIENVSSVERGYSIISLGANSLVYNNKTNNLMNVSTISSNITASNVETGTLPKDGEVLINKALSDNLGKDIIGQKVNLRILANQKILNRDFIVSGVYTTTSGDLTANMKSAFLNYADLEKLYSDNGYKLKPNVVYVNTTNSKYTPQIKQKVNELGYSQSSQEQMASMFNQMIDILTYVLSGIAAISLIVSAIMIIVVMYISVVERTKEIGIIKAIGARAKDIRRIFVSEAFLIGFFSGAIGLIGAYFIMRGINLMSNKLFAVSVVLIKREYAILGVTVSIVISTLAGLLPANKAARLDPVESLRRE; encoded by the coding sequence ATGGCTTTATTAGAGTTGAGAAATATTAATAAGTATTATAGATTAAAAGATAATGACAAATTTCATGTATTGAATGATATTAATCTATCTTTTAATGCTGGAGAGTTAGTTTCTATTATAGGAGAGTCAGGTAGTGGTAAGTCTACACTAATGAATTTAATTGGTGGATTAGATTCTGATTTTTCAGGAGAATTACTTGTAAATGAAAAAGATATTAAAAAGTTAAGAAGAAAAGAGCTTGATAAATATAGAAAAAATGAAGTTGGATTTATTTTTCAAAGTTTTAATTTAATTGGTCATCTATCTGTTTTAGATAATGTTACGATTGCAATGACACTATCTAATGTTAGAAAAAAAGAACGATTGAAACGTGCAAAAGAAATATTAAGAGATTTAGGTTTAGAGAATCATATAAATAAGAAACCAAGTCAATTATCAGGTGGTCAAAAACAAAGAGTTGCAATAGCTAGAGCTTTAATAAATAATCCTAAAATAATTATTGCTGATGAGCCTACGGGTAGTCTAGATTCAAAAACTACAATTCAAGTTTTAGAAATAATGAAGGATATTGCTAAAAAGGGAAAGCTAGTAATTATGGTTACTCATTCTGAAAGAGTAGCATCCGCTTCAAGTAGAATAATTAAAATATCAGATGGAGAAATAATTGATGATAACAAGGTCATAGAATTAGATAATGAAGTTAATATAGAAAAACAAGATAATATTAGAAAGCAAAAGCAAAATCTTAGTTTAATATCATCTGCAAAACTAGCACTTGTTAATATGAAAGAAAAACTTCCTCGTAATATACTTGTTTCTGTGGGAGGCAGTATAGGAATAATGAGCATAATTTTAATGCTGTCATTAGGCAATGGGGTGAAATCTTATTTTAATAAGACTATGAATAATTATGTAAATCCATTAGTAATAGAAGTTAATATGCCTAGTGAAGAAAATGAGGATATAAATTTAGATGTTACAACAGTCCAGAAACCGGATGTTAATTCTACTAAACCATTTGAAGAAAGCGATATTGATACATTATCAAAAATAGAAAATGTATCTTCTGTGGAAAGGGGTTATAGTATAATTTCTCTTGGGGCAAATTCGTTAGTATACAATAATAAAACTAATAATTTAATGAATGTTTCAACAATATCTTCAAATATAACGGCATCTAATGTTGAAACTGGAACATTACCTAAAGATGGGGAAGTATTAATTAATAAAGCATTAAGCGATAATTTGGGGAAAGATATTATCGGGCAAAAAGTGAATTTACGCATACTTGCAAATCAAAAGATTTTAAATAGGGATTTTATTGTAAGTGGTGTTTATACAACAACAAGTGGAGATTTAACTGCAAATATGAAATCTGCTTTTTTAAATTATGCTGATTTAGAAAAGTTATATTCAGATAACGGCTATAAATTGAAGCCTAATGTGGTTTATGTTAACACAACAAATAGCAAATATACCCCTCAAATTAAACAAAAGGTTAATGAACTTGGTTATTCACAGTCATCTCAGGAACAAATGGCATCTATGTTTAATCAAATGATAGATATATTAACATATGTACTATCAGGAATTGCAGCAATATCTTTAATTGTATCAGCGATTATGATAATAGTTGTTATGTACATAAGTGTTGTAGAAAGAACTAAAGAAATAGGAATAATAAAAGCAATTGGAGCCAGAGCAAAAGACATACGTAGAATTTTTGTTTCAGAAGCTTTTTTAATAGGATTTTTTAGCGGCGCAATAGGTTTAATAGGTGCATATTTTATCATGAGAGGAATAAATCTCATGTCAAATAAACTATTTGCAGTAAGTGTGGTTTTAATAAAAAGAGAATACGCAATACTTGGAGTTACCGTAAGTATTGTAATAAGTACATTAGCAGGTTTACTACCAGCAAATAAAGCTGCAAGGTTGGATCCAGTAGAATCATTAAGGAGGGAGTAA